One segment of Channa argus isolate prfri chromosome 17, Channa argus male v1.0, whole genome shotgun sequence DNA contains the following:
- the LOC137102621 gene encoding cholesterol 24-hydroxylase-like has protein sequence MSVFYVLLSWAAQAFALLCLLIFIAFLGYCLYIKYIHMKYDHIPGPPRGSFVFGHALTIQRIMKNDEVLHQQLLEWAEKYGPVFRVNTLHYVLLCVNCPETTKEILMSSKYTKDEFSCKRLCNLFGQRFLGNGLITARDHELWYKQRRIMDPAFSSVYLRSLMGTFNERAEKLMSKLSHVADDKTEATMLHLFNCVTLDVIAKVAFGVELDLLQNTTLFPKAIETCLKGMIYQVRDIFFEYNPRNRPFINEVREACHLLRTTGAQWIHERKTAMQNDDDVPKDILTQIIKSAGKEDNMTKEDEEFMLDNFVTFFIAGQETTANQLAFCVMALASHPDILEKVKKEVDDVIGMKQEISYDDLGQLIYLSQVLKETLRLYPTAPGTIRHVPEDRVIDGVHIPGGLDYFFNSYVSGRLERFFKDPLTFDPDRFHPDAPKPYYCYYPFALGPRSCLGQNFAQMEAKVVMAKLLQRFDFTLVPGQSLDIRDTGTLRPKSGVLCSLRHRDNNN, from the exons atgtctgttttctaCGTTCTCTTGAGCTGGGCTGCACAAGCGTTCGCGTTATTGTGCCTTCTGATTTTCATTGCATTCCTTGGTTACTGCTTGTATATTAAATACATTCACATGAAATATGACCACATACCCGGACCACCGAGAGGCAG TTTTGTCTTTGGACACGCACTGACGATTCAACGGATCATGAAAAACGATGAAGTTCTACACCAACAACTTCTGGAGTG GGCTGAGAAATATGGGCCTGTTTTTAGGGTGAATACGCTGCATTACGTGTTACTCTGTGTGAACTGCCCAGAGACAACCAAG GAAATACTGATGTCATCAAAGTACACCAAAGATGAATTTTCCTGCAAGAGACTCTGTAATCTGTTTGGTCAGAG GTTCCTAGGTAATGGCCTGATTACAGCACGGGACCACGAGCTGTGGTACAAACAGCGCCGGATCATGGACCCTGCGTTTAGCAGCGT GTACTTGAGAAGTTTAATGGGCACCTTCAATGAGCGGGCAGAGAAACTGATGAGTAAACTGTCACATGTGGCTGATGACAAAACAGAGGCCACCATGCTTCACCTCTTCAACTGTGTTACCCTTGATGTTATTGCTAAG GTCGCATTTGGTGTGGAGTTAGACTTGCTTCAGAATACTACACTTTTCCCAAAAGCCATCGAGACATGTCTTAAAGGAATGATTTACCAAGTCAGAGATATCTTTTTTGAG TATAATCCAAGGAACAGACCATTCATTAATGAAGTGAGGGAAGCGTGCCATCTGCTGCGCACAACTGGAGCTCAGTGGAtccatgaaagaaaaactgccATGCAAAATGACGACGATGTCCCGAAGGACATCCTCACACAGATCATCAAATCTGCTGGCAAAG AGGATAACATGACTAAGGAAGATGAAGAGTTTATGTTGGACAATTTTGTAACGTTCTTCATTGCTG GACAAGAAACAACTGCTAATCAACTGGCTTTTTGCGTCATGGCACTTGCAAGTCATCCTGACATACTGGAGAA aGTGAAGAAAGAAGTGGATGATGTCATTGGGATGAAACAGGAAATAAGCTATGATGACCTGGGGCAACTGATCTATCTCTCCCAG GTGTTAAAGGAGACTCTAAGGCTTTACCCTACAGCTCCAGGTACAATTCGTCATGTACCTGAAGACAGGGTCATTGATGGTGTCCACATACCTGGAGGACTCGACTATTTT TTCAATTCTTACGTAAGTGGGAGACTGGAGAGATTCTTCAAGGACCCGTTGACATTTGATCCAGACAGATTTCACCCAGATGCTCCCAA GCCTTACTACTGTTACTACCCCTTTGCCCTCGGTCCACGCTCATGTCTAGGACAGAACTTTGCTCAG ATGGAGGCTAAAGTGGTGATGGCCAAGTTGCTCCAGAGGTTTGACTTCACCCTTGTCCCAGGACAGAGCCTTGACATCCGGGACACTGGCACACTCAGGCCAAAGAGTGGAGTGTTGTGCTCTCTCAGGCACAGGGATAATAACAATTAG
- the ism2b gene encoding isthmin-2, which yields MREEVAGRFQMLLVLCSVLLVSVGTGFPARHKNVAHKANGHSIHSGGVQYIPDPLEQQNQVQSLLPESHGHQRRRSHTQHRSIGVLPQPAPEEETQPFVLDLKNFPDLANADINAQNPNIQVTIEVVDDPQMEVEMDLAKEKDWLSSSSSSPSSTVDWLGGKKLFWPLFWSYTDADSSEDNNSRSGIEETGEEEEEEDYSLDYGSEEPLPSGVGGDWDTQWNEGWDPIQGYSEKETDEWSPWSPCSVTCGHGERKRTKSCGYSCTLTEASKCDLEPCPGELNTVAEPFPFQMENGTEPFGTDVDSCEKWLNCKSEFLQRYLHQVLSELPSCPCSYPSEVAYTVVSVYDDRHGRQFRWRDASGPKERLDIYKPSARSCIRSALSGDSSTLAAQHCCYDDRGRLITRGKGAGTPNLISTEFSPELHFKVDVLPWILCKGDWSRFHAVRPPNNGLSCPENPHEDVFMNELEEAREY from the exons GCTAATGGCCACTCGATTCACAGTGGTGGGGTTCAATACATCCCTGACCCTTTGGAGCAGCAGAACCAGGTGCAAAGCCTGCTGCCTGAATCACACGGCCACCAAAGGAGGCGCTCACACACCCAGCACCGCTCCATCGGCGTTCTTCCACAGCCAGCGCCCGAGGAGGAGACCCAACCTTTTGTCCTGGATCTCAAGAACTTCCCAGACCTGGCAAATGCTGACATCAATGCACAGAATCCGAACATACAG GTTACCATCGAGGTGGTGGATGATCCTCAGATGGAGGTAGAGATGGACTTGGCCAAGGAAAAAGACTGGTTgtcgtcttcctcctcctccccctcttccaCAGTAGACTGGCTTGGAGGCAAGAAGCTTTTCTGGCCTCTTTTCTGGAGTTACACTGACGCCGATTCCAGTGAGGACAACAACAGTCGGTCAGGCATAGAGGAAACaggcgaggaggaggaggaggaagattaCTCCCTGGATTACGGCAGCGAGGAGCCCTTACCCAGCGGAGTGGGTGGAGATTGGGATACTCAGTGGAATGAAGGCTGGGATCCAATACAGGGCTACTCTG agaaagagacagatgaGTGGTCTCCCTGGTCTCCCTGTTCAGTGACATGTGGACACGGTGAGAGGAAAAGAACCAAGTCCTGTGGCTACTCCTGCACTCTGACAGAAGCCTCTAAGTGTGACCTGGAGCCTTGTCCTG GTGAGCTCAACACTGTGGCAGAGCCTTTCCCTTTCCAGATGGAAAATGGCACAGAGCCATTTGGGACAG ATGTGGACAGCTGTGAAAAGTGGCTAAACTGTAAGAGTGAGTTCCTCCAGAGGTACCTCCACCAGGTGCTGTCTGAGTTGCCCAGCTGTCCGTGCTCCTACCCTTCTGAAGTTGCATACACTGTGGTCAGCGTCTATGATGACAGACACGGCCGGCAGTTCCGCTGGCGTGATGCCAGCGGTCCCAAGGAGCGACTAGATATCTACAAACCTTCAGCGCGTAGCTGTATACGCTCAGCACTTTCTGGTGATTCTTCTACGCTTGCAGCGCAGCACTGTTGTTATGACGATCGTGGGCGGCTGATCACGCGGGGGAAAGGCGCAGGCACGCCTAACCTCATCAGCACTGAGTTCTCACCCGAGCTGCACTTCAAAGTGGATGTGCTGCCTTGGATTTTGTGCAAGGGAGACTGGAGTCGCTTCCATGCAGTGCGACCACCCAACAATGGGCTGAGCTGCCCAGAAAACCCCCACGAAGATGTGTTCATGAATGAACTGGAAGAGGCCAGGGAGTACTGA